A portion of the Etheostoma spectabile isolate EspeVRDwgs_2016 unplaced genomic scaffold, UIUC_Espe_1.0 scaffold00018250, whole genome shotgun sequence genome contains these proteins:
- the LOC116679867 gene encoding small ubiquitin-related modifier 3 — MSEEKPKEGVKTENDHINLKVAGQDGSVVQFKIKRHTPLSKLMKAYCDRQGLAIRQIRFRFDGQPINETDTPAQLEMEDEDTIDVFQQQTGGHC; from the exons ATGTCAGAGGAAAAGCCAAAG GAGGGAGTAAAGACTGAGAACGATCACATCAACCTTAAGGTTGCAGGGCAAGATGGGTCGGTGGTCCAGTTCAAAATCAAAAGACACACACCGCTCAGCAAACTAATGAAGGCGTACTGTGACCGACAG GGTCTCGCAATAAGGCAGATCAGGTTCAGGTTTGATGGCCAGCCTATCAATGAGACGGATACACCTGCACAG CTGGAGATGGAAGATGAAGACACCATAGATGTTTTCCAGCAGCAGACAGGCGGGCACTGCTAA
- the LOC116679863 gene encoding pituitary tumor-transforming gene 1 protein-interacting protein, with protein MHTVAHTHAFLSFVVASLVRNECASGFGVWLLLGGVAMDSRTALLLLFGLATVVAQSSSPGIVCEAKNGTSCEECLSNVTCLWCQTTKACVTYPGRTILPPHALCPLNEARWGLCWMNFQTLIITLAVLGGIIIIAFLVCLFCCCKCENFGSKRSEAKIQKQVNKTKTKQEERRTEMKQRHEEIRKKYGLSGQNPYSKFA; from the exons ATGCACACAgtggcgcacacacacgcattccTCTCCTTTGTCGTTGCGTCGTTGGTGCGTAACGAGTGTGCGTCAGGATTCGGCGTTTGGCTCCTTCTCGG TGGTGTGGCGATGGATTCACGGACTGCTCTCCTACTTCTCTTCGGTTTGGCGACAGTTGTCGCTCAGTCTTCCTCACCTGGCATAG TGTGTGAGGCAAAGAACGGGACAAGCTGCGAGGAATGTCTGAGCAATGTGACG tgcttGTGGTGTCAAACAACCAAGGCGTGTGTCACATATCCAGGGAGGACCATCCTTCCACCCCATGCCCTCTGTCCACTGAATGAAGCCCGCTGGGGGCTCTGCTGGA TGAATTTCCAGACATTGATAATCACCTTGGCAGTGCTCGGAGGAATTATCATCATCGCCTTCCTGGTCTGCCTGTTCTGCTGCTGCAAGTGTGAGAACTTTGG atcCAAGAGGTCGGAGGCCAAGATTCAGAAACAGGTCAATAAGACGAAAACCAAGCAggaagaaag GAGAACAGAAATGAAACAGAGACATGAAGAAATCCGGAAGAAATATG GTCTAAGTGGGCAAAATCCATATTCCAAATTTGCATGA